In Pseudomonas sp. p1(2021b), the genomic window TAGCGAGTGCAGGCGGCAGAAACGAAAAAACCTCCAGTGCTTGCGCAACTGGAGGTTTTTTCAGTGTTTGGCTCCGCGACCTGGACTCGAACCAGGGACCCAATGATTAACAGTCATTTGCTCTACCGACTGAGCTATCGCGGAATCTGCTGCGTATCTTACTGATAGCCAGGGGGAAGTCAAGCTTACCCCCTGGCAATCAATGGGTTACAGCACTTCGACGATGGCCTTGGTGACCACGTGGATGTTGCTCTGGTTCAGCGCGGCCACGCAGATGCGACCGGTATCCAGGGCATAGATTCCGAACTCGTCCTTCAGGCGGCCGACCTGCTCTGCGGTCAGGCCCGAGTAGGAGAACATGCCGCGCTGGCGACCGACGAAGCTGAAATCGCGCTTGGCACCGTACGCGGCCAGCAGCTCGACCATCTGCTTGCGCATGCCATGGATGCGGCCACGCATCTCGCCCAGCTCGGCTTCCCACATCTGGCGCAGCTCAGTGCTGTTGAGCACGGCGGCGACGATGCTGGCACCGTGGGTCGGCGGGTTGGAGTAGGTGGTGCGGATCACGCGCTTGACCTGGGACAGCACGCGGGTGCTTTCGTCCTTGGAGCCGGTGACGATCGACAGGGCGCCGACGCGCTCGCCGTACAGCGAGAACGACTTGGAGAACGAGCTGGAGACGAAGAAGTCCAGGCCAGACTCGGCGAACAGGCGCACGGCGAAGGCGTCTTCGGCGATGCCGTCGCCGAAGCCCTGGTAGGCCATGTCGAGGAACGGCACGTGGCCCTTGGCCTTGACCACTTCCAGGACGTTCTTCCAGTCGTCCAGGCCCAGGTCGACGCCGGTCGGGTTGTGGCAGCAGGCGTGCAGGACGATGATCGAGCCGGACGGCAGGTTGTTCAGGTCCTCGAGCATGCCGGCGCGGTCGACGTCGTTGCTCGGTGCATCGTAGTAACGGTAGTTCTGCACCGGGAAGCCGGCGGTTTCGAACAGGGCGCGGTGGTTTTCCCAGCTCGGGTCGCTGATGGCGACCACGGCGTTCGGGGAGAGGCGCTTGAGGAAGTCCGCGCCGATCTTCAGAGCACCGGTGCCGCCGACCGCCTGCACGGTCACCACGCGGCCTGCAGCCAGCAGCGGCGACTCGGCGCCGAACAGCAGCTTTTGCACCGCCTGGTCGTAGGTGGCGATACCGTCGATCGGCAGGTAGCCGCGGGAGGCGTGCTGGGCGGCACGCTGGGTCTCGGCTTCGATCACCGCGCGCAGCAGCGGGATACGGCCTTCCTCATTGCAATAGACGCCCACGCCCAGGTTGACCTTGGCGGTACGGGTATCGGCGTTGAATGCTTCGTTGAGGCCCAGGATGGGGTCGCGGGGTGCCAGCTCGACAGCGGAAAACAGGCTCATTGTTACCTTGGCTCTGATTGGAGAGTGATAGGGCGCGCACGCTCCGGCCGAGTGCGTTGAAGCGGTGCGCAAACGGGGAGTCAGTATAGTGATACCGACCGGTCATCGCGACAGTCTGGCGCAGCTTTTGCGGGCTTTTGTGCGATTATTTTTCGACCATTGGTCTAATTGCCCGGTCCACTGAAAGACCAGTCCTTGAAACGGGCGCCGGGCGCGCTCATTTCGGTTAGACTACTGGCTAAATTTACAGTTGCCGCGTCATCCACGAGGTCCGTCATGTCCGAGTTCCAGCTCGTCACCCGTTTCCAGCCGGCCGGCGACCAGCCCGAGGCCATCCGCTTGATGGTCGAGGGCATCGAGGCCGGGCTTTCGCACCAGACCCTGCTCGGGGTGACCGGCTCGGGCAAGACCTTCAGCATCGCCAACGTCATCCAGCAGGTGCAGCGCCCGACCCTGGTGCTGGCGCCGAACAAGACCCTGGCCGCACAGCTGTATGGCGAGTTCAAGGCGTTCTTCCCGAACAATGCGGTGGAGTACTTCGTTTCCTACTACGACTACTACCAGCCGGAAGCCTACGTGCCGTCGTCGGACACCTTCATCGAGAAGGACGCCTCGATCAACGACCATATCGAGCAGATGCGCCTGTCGGCGACCAAGGCACTGCTGGAGCGCCGCGACGCCATCATCGTCACCACGGTGTCGTGCATCTACGGCCTGGGCAGCCCGGAGACCTACCTGAAGATGGTCCTGCACGTCGATCGCGGCGACAAGCTCGACCAGCGTGCCTTGTTGCGCCGCCTGGCGGACCTGCAGTACACCCGCAACGAGATGGACTTCGCCCGCGCCACCTTCCGCGTGCGCGGCGACGTGGTCGACATCTTCCCGGCCGAATCGGACCTCGAAGCCATCCGCATCGAGCTGTTCGACGACGAGGTGGAGAACATCGCCGCCTTCGACCCGCTCACCGGCGAGGTCATTCGCAAGCTGCCGCGCTTCACCTTCTACCCCAAGAGCCACTATGTCACCCCACGCGAAACCTTGCTCGAGGCGGTGGAGGGCATCAAGGAAGAGCTCAAGGATCGCCTCGAGTACCTGCACAAGGCCAACAAGCTGGTGGAAGCCCAGCGCCTGGAGCAGCGCACCCGCTTCGACCTGGAAATGATCCTGGAGCTGGGCTACTGCAACGGCATCGAGAACTACTCGCGCTACCTGTCCGGGCGCCCAGCTGGCGCGCCGCCACCCACGCTGTACGACTACCTGCCGGCCGATGCGCTGCTGGTGATCGATGAGTCCCACGTCAGCGTTCCCCAGGTCGGTGCCATGTACAAGGGCGACCGCTCGCGCAAGGAAACGCTGGTGGAGTATGGCTTCCGCCTGCCGTCGGCGCTGGACAACCGCCCCATGCGCTTCGATGAGTGGGAGGCGGTCAGCCCGCAGACCATTTTCGTGTCCGCCACGCCCGGCCCCTACGAGGCCGAGCATGCCGGCAGGGTCGTGGAGCAGGTGGTTCGCCCCACCGGCCTGGTGGACCCGGAGGTGGAGGTGCGCCCGGCGCTGACCCAGGTCGACGACCTGCTTTCGGAGATCGGCAAGCGGGTCGCGGCAGGCGAGCGGGTGCTGGCCACCACCCTGACCAAGCGCATGGCCGAAGACCTCACCGACTACCTGGCCGACCACGACGTGCGTGTGCGCTACCTGCACTCGGACATCGACACCGTCGAGCGGGTGGAGATCATCCGCGACCTGCGCCTGGGCACCTTCGACGTGCTGGTGGGTATCAACCTGCTGCGCGAAGGCCTGGACATGCCCGAAGTGTCCCTGGTGGCCATCCTCGACGCCGACAAGGAAGGCTTCCTGCGCTCGGAGCGCTCGTTGATCCAGACCATCGGCCGGGCCGCGCGCAACCTCAACGGCAAGGCGATCCTCTATGCCGACCAGGTCACCGGTTCCATGCAGCGGGCCATCGACGAGACCGAGCGGCGCCGGGCCAAGCAGATCGACTTCAACCAGGCTCACGGCATCGTGCCCAAGGGCGTGGTCAAGGACATCACCGACATCATGGAAGGCGCCAGCGTGCCCGGCGGGCGAAGCAAGAAACGCAAGGCCATGGCCAAGGCGGCAGAGGAGAGCGCCCGCTACGAGGCCGAGCTGCAGACCCCGGCCCAGATCACCAAGCGCATCAAGCTGCTGGAAGAGAAGATGTTCCAGTTGGCCCGAGACCTGGAGTTCGAGGCCGCGGCGCAGCTGCGTGACGAAATCGCCCAATTGCGCGATCGCCTGATCGCCAGCTGAGCGCCTGTAGGAGCGGGCTTGTCCCGCGATAGGGACGGCCCTGCCTTCAAAGCTGCAGAACGCCGCTGCGGCCGTCGACATTCGCCTGCGCGCCATCGCTGGAGCCCGACGCCTGCTCCCTGCTACCATTCGGCCTTTGTTTCATCTTTCGTTCGAGACTCTCCATGACCACCGTTCGCACGCGCATCGCGCCATCGCCCACCGGCGATCCCCATGTCGGCACCGCCTACATCGCCCTGTTCAACTACTGCTTCGCCAAGCAGCACGGCGGTGAGTTCATCCTGCGTATCGAAGACACCGACCAGCTGCGTTCGACCCGTGAGTCGGAACAGCAAATCTTCGACGCCCTGCGTTGGCTCGGCATCGAGTGGAACGAGGGCCCGGACGTCGGTGGTCCCCATGGCCCTTACCGGCAGAGCGAGCGCGGCGAGATCTATGCCAAGTACGCCAAGCAGTTGGTGGATGCCGGCCACGCCTTCTATTGCTTCTGCACCGCCGAAGAGCTGGAGCAGATGCGTGCCGAGCAGATGGCGCGCGGCGAGACCCCGCGCTACGACGGTCGCGCCCTGTTGCTGAGCGCCGAGGAAGTGCAGCGCCGCCTGGATGCCGGCGAACCCCACGTGATCCGCATGAAGGTGCCGAGCGAGGGCGTCTGCGTGGTGCCGGACATGCTCCGTGGCGACGTCGAGATCCCATGGGACCGCATGGACATGCAGGTGCTGATGAAGAACGACGGCCTGCCGACCTACTTCCTGGCCAACGTGGTCGATGACCACCTGATGGGCATCACCCACGTCCTGCGCGGCGAGGAGTGGCTGCCGTCGGCACCGAAGCTGATCAAGCTGTACGAGTACTTCGGCTGGGAACAGCCCAAACTGTGCTACATGCCGCTGCTGCGCAACCCCGACAAGAGCAAGCTGTCCAAGCGCAAGAACCCAACCTCGGTGACTTTCTACGAGCGCATGGGCTTCATGCCCGAGGCGATGCTCAACTACCTGGGCCGCATGGGCTGGTCGATGCCGGACGAGCGCGAGAAGTTCTCCCTGGCCGAGATGGTCGAGCACTTCGACCTGTCGCGCATCTCCCTGGGTGGCCCGATTTTCGACATCGAGAAGCTGTCCTGGCTCAACGGCCAGTGGCTGCGCGACCTGCCGGTGGAAGAGTTCGCCGCACGCGTGCAGAAGTGGGCCTTCAACAGCGACTACATGATGAAGATCGCCCCCCATGTACAGGGCCGGGTCGAAACCTTCAGCCAGATCGCTCCGCTGGGTGGCTTCTTCTTCGAAGGCGGCCTGAAGCTCGACGCCAAGCTGTTCGAAAGCAAGAAGCTGTCCGCTGACCAGGTGCGCCAGGTGATGCAGTTGATCCTGTGGAAGCTCGAGAGCCTGCGCCAGTGGGAAAAGGACCGTATCACCGGCTGCATCCAGGCCGTGGTCGAAGCCCTGGAGCTGAAGCTGCGTGACGCCATGCCGCTGATGTTCGCCGCGATCACCGGCCAGGCCAGCTCGGTCTCGGTGCTCGACGCCATGGAGATTCTCGGCCCTGACCTGACCCGCTACCGTCTGCGCCAGGCCCTGGACCTGCTCGGCGGCGTGTCGAAGAAGGAAAACAAGGAGTGGGAGAAGCTGCTGGCGACCATCGCCTGAGGCCTTTACGCCCCCCCTGTAGGAGCGGCCTTGCGCCGCGAAAGGACCGCAACGCGGTCCTACGTTGCGAGCGTCGATGCCAAACCCATGGGGCCGCTGTGCGGCCCTTTCGCGGCACAAGGCCGCCCCTACAATCCGTGCTTGCAGAAGCAAGTGGCCTCGAAAACGGGGCAGGGCGATAAGTGATTGTTATCTGTGAAAAAATTTTTGGATATTTTCAAAAATATGTTTGACAGCCCAGCAATCGGAACTTAATATGCGCCCCGTCCACAGCGATGAGCTAAAACGAAACGCCAGGCACCCAGCCGGTGATTTGAGTTCAGCGCGACATTGTGGGGCTATAGCTCAGCTGGGAGAGCGCCTGCATGGCATGCAGGAGGTCAGCGGTTCGATCCCGCTTAGCTCCACCAAATTCCGCTTCAC contains:
- a CDS encoding amino acid aminotransferase, which codes for MSLFSAVELAPRDPILGLNEAFNADTRTAKVNLGVGVYCNEEGRIPLLRAVIEAETQRAAQHASRGYLPIDGIATYDQAVQKLLFGAESPLLAAGRVVTVQAVGGTGALKIGADFLKRLSPNAVVAISDPSWENHRALFETAGFPVQNYRYYDAPSNDVDRAGMLEDLNNLPSGSIIVLHACCHNPTGVDLGLDDWKNVLEVVKAKGHVPFLDMAYQGFGDGIAEDAFAVRLFAESGLDFFVSSSFSKSFSLYGERVGALSIVTGSKDESTRVLSQVKRVIRTTYSNPPTHGASIVAAVLNSTELRQMWEAELGEMRGRIHGMRKQMVELLAAYGAKRDFSFVGRQRGMFSYSGLTAEQVGRLKDEFGIYALDTGRICVAALNQSNIHVVTKAIVEVL
- the uvrB gene encoding excinuclease ABC subunit UvrB, with amino-acid sequence MSEFQLVTRFQPAGDQPEAIRLMVEGIEAGLSHQTLLGVTGSGKTFSIANVIQQVQRPTLVLAPNKTLAAQLYGEFKAFFPNNAVEYFVSYYDYYQPEAYVPSSDTFIEKDASINDHIEQMRLSATKALLERRDAIIVTTVSCIYGLGSPETYLKMVLHVDRGDKLDQRALLRRLADLQYTRNEMDFARATFRVRGDVVDIFPAESDLEAIRIELFDDEVENIAAFDPLTGEVIRKLPRFTFYPKSHYVTPRETLLEAVEGIKEELKDRLEYLHKANKLVEAQRLEQRTRFDLEMILELGYCNGIENYSRYLSGRPAGAPPPTLYDYLPADALLVIDESHVSVPQVGAMYKGDRSRKETLVEYGFRLPSALDNRPMRFDEWEAVSPQTIFVSATPGPYEAEHAGRVVEQVVRPTGLVDPEVEVRPALTQVDDLLSEIGKRVAAGERVLATTLTKRMAEDLTDYLADHDVRVRYLHSDIDTVERVEIIRDLRLGTFDVLVGINLLREGLDMPEVSLVAILDADKEGFLRSERSLIQTIGRAARNLNGKAILYADQVTGSMQRAIDETERRRAKQIDFNQAHGIVPKGVVKDITDIMEGASVPGGRSKKRKAMAKAAEESARYEAELQTPAQITKRIKLLEEKMFQLARDLEFEAAAQLRDEIAQLRDRLIAS
- the gltX gene encoding glutamate--tRNA ligase translates to MTTVRTRIAPSPTGDPHVGTAYIALFNYCFAKQHGGEFILRIEDTDQLRSTRESEQQIFDALRWLGIEWNEGPDVGGPHGPYRQSERGEIYAKYAKQLVDAGHAFYCFCTAEELEQMRAEQMARGETPRYDGRALLLSAEEVQRRLDAGEPHVIRMKVPSEGVCVVPDMLRGDVEIPWDRMDMQVLMKNDGLPTYFLANVVDDHLMGITHVLRGEEWLPSAPKLIKLYEYFGWEQPKLCYMPLLRNPDKSKLSKRKNPTSVTFYERMGFMPEAMLNYLGRMGWSMPDEREKFSLAEMVEHFDLSRISLGGPIFDIEKLSWLNGQWLRDLPVEEFAARVQKWAFNSDYMMKIAPHVQGRVETFSQIAPLGGFFFEGGLKLDAKLFESKKLSADQVRQVMQLILWKLESLRQWEKDRITGCIQAVVEALELKLRDAMPLMFAAITGQASSVSVLDAMEILGPDLTRYRLRQALDLLGGVSKKENKEWEKLLATIA